One Sphingomonas sp. SUN039 genomic window carries:
- a CDS encoding sugar transferase, whose translation MKDESHSYLKRGFDLVAGVLGFVALSPVMIAVALAVVATMGMPLFFVQSRSGLGGKAINLLKFRSMTDARDANGQLLPDDHRTPSVGFLIRRYRVDELPSLFNIVRGDISLVGPRPLLKTSEANVTGGMRRLSVKPGLTGLSQISGNTLLSEHEKLAVDLYYIANRSMAFDLRIVLQTLMTVIHGERRDEALISRALALMAMDTAR comes from the coding sequence ATGAAGGATGAGTCGCATTCCTATTTGAAGCGCGGTTTCGATCTTGTCGCTGGGGTGCTAGGCTTTGTCGCGCTTTCGCCGGTCATGATCGCCGTGGCTCTGGCCGTCGTGGCGACGATGGGGATGCCGCTGTTTTTCGTGCAATCACGGAGCGGCCTTGGCGGCAAGGCGATCAACTTGCTGAAGTTTCGCAGCATGACCGACGCGCGCGACGCGAATGGCCAATTGCTTCCCGATGACCATCGGACGCCATCGGTAGGATTCCTGATCCGGCGTTATCGCGTAGATGAGCTGCCCTCGCTGTTCAACATCGTCCGGGGCGACATTTCGCTGGTTGGCCCGCGCCCCCTTTTGAAAACGTCGGAAGCAAATGTTACCGGTGGCATGCGGCGACTGTCGGTCAAGCCCGGATTGACCGGGCTCTCGCAGATATCGGGCAACACATTGCTCAGCGAACATGAGAAGCTCGCCGTCGATCTCTACTATATCGCGAACCGGTCGATGGCCTTCGACCTCAGAATTGTCTTGCAGACGCTGATGACGGTCATCCATGGTGAGCGACGAGACGAGGCGCTCATTTCGCGCGCGCTGGCCTTGATGGCGATGGACACCGCACGATGA
- a CDS encoding methionyl-tRNA formyltransferase, whose protein sequence is MLEAMRAAGWLPKLIITVPDDRSAMHSDYVDLGAWGAVHGVEVAKSLNVEQPDILARVRDLDPDFIFVVGWSRLCGPTFQACARSGVMGYHPAPLPRLRGRSALSWTILLQLERTAGSLFWIDEGTDAGALLAQETFELDERVRLGELLDLHMLALRKMLDRVLPRLIEGDVSAAVQDESAATYLSARRPEDGLINWNDDALSIDRLIRAVGRPYPGAFTWLGRKKVTIWDAKPVARPEWIAQVGQIFDYAAGAPIVRCGNGSSLCLVEYDISEGGEPVESRLKGQPRFRERSN, encoded by the coding sequence TTGCTCGAAGCGATGCGCGCGGCCGGCTGGCTGCCAAAGCTGATCATTACCGTGCCCGATGACCGCTCTGCGATGCATTCGGACTATGTCGATCTGGGTGCATGGGGTGCTGTGCATGGTGTCGAGGTCGCCAAAAGCCTGAACGTCGAGCAGCCCGATATTCTCGCCCGCGTACGCGATCTCGATCCCGACTTTATTTTCGTGGTCGGATGGTCGCGCCTTTGCGGTCCCACGTTTCAGGCGTGCGCGCGCAGCGGCGTGATGGGCTATCATCCGGCTCCGCTGCCGCGCCTGCGGGGTCGCTCTGCCTTGTCATGGACCATCCTGCTGCAACTCGAACGGACGGCGGGGAGCCTGTTCTGGATCGATGAGGGCACCGATGCAGGCGCGCTGCTCGCGCAGGAGACGTTCGAGCTGGACGAACGCGTGCGACTGGGCGAGCTGCTCGACTTGCACATGCTCGCGCTGAGGAAGATGCTGGACAGGGTATTGCCGAGGTTGATTGAGGGCGACGTCAGTGCCGCAGTGCAAGACGAAAGTGCGGCGACATATCTGTCGGCGCGGCGGCCCGAAGACGGCCTTATCAATTGGAATGATGACGCGCTTTCTATCGACCGGCTGATCCGTGCAGTCGGCCGTCCCTATCCGGGCGCCTTTACATGGCTGGGTCGCAAAAAGGTCACCATCTGGGATGCCAAACCCGTCGCTCGGCCTGAGTGGATCGCGCAGGTCGGGCAGATATTCGACTATGCAGCCGGCGCACCGATCGTCCGGTGCGGCAATGGAAGTTCGCTCTGCCTTGTGGAATATGACATCAGCGAAGGAGGGGAACCCGTCGAGTCCCGCCTGAAAGGGCAGCCACGTTTTCGGGAGAGATCGAATTGA
- a CDS encoding PIG-L deacetylase family protein, producing MNRVLVIAPHADDETLGMGATIARFSAEGRAVTVAIMTGHGSEPNVLGPPSLWDGIRAEAALACKVLGVHELVFDELPAVGLDRHPTHITNRRVADLVARVAPTELYLPYYHDLHGDHGALAYAGFVATRPYQSHSVKRVAMYETPTETHLLPHSVVNAFAPTLFVDVSESIGKKTDAWNCYASQHHAGHSPRSAAAIEALATWRGAYIGVAHAEAFHVVYDAQ from the coding sequence TTGAATCGGGTTCTGGTTATCGCGCCGCATGCCGACGACGAGACGCTGGGAATGGGCGCAACGATTGCACGGTTCTCTGCCGAAGGTCGAGCGGTGACCGTTGCTATCATGACGGGGCATGGAAGCGAGCCGAACGTGCTCGGCCCGCCGAGTCTTTGGGACGGTATCCGCGCGGAAGCAGCACTCGCGTGCAAGGTGCTTGGCGTTCATGAGCTCGTGTTCGATGAATTGCCTGCCGTCGGTCTCGATCGCCATCCTACACATATTACCAACCGGCGTGTGGCCGATCTGGTCGCTCGTGTCGCGCCGACCGAACTCTACCTGCCGTACTATCACGATTTGCACGGCGACCACGGGGCGCTGGCCTATGCCGGTTTTGTCGCCACCAGACCCTATCAGTCGCACTCGGTAAAACGGGTGGCTATGTACGAAACGCCGACCGAAACACATTTGCTGCCACATTCGGTCGTCAACGCCTTTGCACCTACGCTCTTTGTCGATGTTTCGGAGTCGATCGGCAAAAAGACCGATGCCTGGAATTGTTATGCATCGCAGCATCATGCCGGTCATTCGCCGCGGTCTGCGGCGGCGATCGAGGCACTTGCCACATGGCGGGGCGCGTATATCGGCGTCGCGCACGCCGAGGCCTTTCATGTCGTGTATGACGCCCAATAG
- a CDS encoding acetyltransferase: MAELIGVYGAGGCGRGLMPLVRDQFAVSENVELVFVDDGQAGRFVNGQRVVSFADFCVRPARAKRMVLAVADGGVRRRLAVECEAASIDFFEVRAANVVIMDDVSIGVGAALSPGVVVTSNIRIGHHFHCNIGSIVEHDCVIGDYVTFAPGVRCNGNIEIGDGAYIGAGAMIRQGRHNARLKIGAGATIGMGAVVIADVPDGVTIVGNPGRPIARSS, from the coding sequence ATGGCAGAATTGATCGGCGTTTATGGTGCGGGCGGCTGCGGTCGCGGACTCATGCCGCTTGTGCGCGATCAATTTGCTGTGTCTGAAAATGTCGAACTAGTGTTCGTAGACGACGGGCAAGCGGGGCGGTTCGTCAACGGACAGCGGGTCGTGTCCTTCGCCGACTTTTGTGTGCGACCGGCGCGGGCCAAACGCATGGTCTTGGCCGTCGCCGACGGTGGTGTGAGGCGGCGGCTTGCTGTCGAATGCGAAGCGGCGTCGATCGACTTTTTCGAGGTGCGGGCGGCAAATGTCGTCATCATGGACGATGTGTCGATCGGGGTCGGCGCGGCACTGTCGCCCGGGGTCGTCGTCACCAGCAACATCCGGATCGGCCACCATTTCCACTGCAACATCGGCAGCATCGTCGAGCACGACTGCGTCATCGGCGACTATGTCACCTTCGCACCCGGCGTCCGGTGCAATGGCAACATCGAGATCGGCGACGGTGCCTATATCGGCGCCGGAGCGATGATCAGGCAGGGCAGGCACAATGCGCGGCTGAAGATCGGAGCGGGCGCGACCATTGGAATGGGCGCGGTCGTGATCGCCGATGTGCCGGACGGAGTCACCATCGTGGGGAATCCGGGACGCCCGATTGCACGTTCGTCCTGA
- a CDS encoding M48 family metallopeptidase, translated as MAVLAATMASLSFGDALATIALVTNSRAGLGILPSNGYALAASANNKILVSTGKPDASTADRLAHAALRSDPVNPAALRALGLVADLRGNPAGSRPFFQLAQRATRRDLATNLWHIEDASQSGNLAATLYQYDIAIRTTKEAHTLLFSTLTTALEDAEIRQAFVPYFHKPPPWLPTFLDFAIDQSKATSVFADLAQRAGGFPKAPEYRGREGFLLDRLAVVRDFDAARTVYRLIPRSDPQTLTTIELTPANLDKNRAPISWKFFVDAEKGAEIESEADSAGENRLVIFAQPNVGGVVGQKLLYAAAGPIKVSAVVEFATSALGGSVTFNLNCEAKTGQTVIAAQSVPSTAVGRVKADFSANVTAACPVQSVTITTRGGSTSATEAVISGLRLARLPQRSL; from the coding sequence GTGGCGGTCCTCGCCGCGACCATGGCCTCGCTGTCGTTCGGTGATGCGCTTGCGACCATCGCCCTCGTCACTAATTCACGCGCGGGGTTGGGCATTTTGCCGTCGAATGGCTATGCGCTGGCCGCCAGCGCAAATAACAAAATCCTCGTTTCCACGGGCAAGCCCGATGCCAGTACCGCCGACCGATTGGCGCATGCGGCATTACGCAGCGACCCGGTAAATCCCGCCGCGCTGCGTGCTCTCGGGCTGGTTGCCGATTTGCGGGGGAACCCCGCCGGATCCAGACCCTTTTTCCAGCTGGCACAGCGAGCCACACGCAGGGACCTTGCCACCAACCTGTGGCATATCGAAGATGCCTCGCAATCGGGTAATCTGGCTGCGACGCTCTACCAATACGATATTGCGATCCGGACGACGAAAGAAGCGCACACACTGCTTTTTTCAACCCTGACCACCGCGTTGGAGGATGCCGAAATTCGCCAGGCGTTCGTGCCATATTTCCACAAGCCGCCGCCCTGGCTGCCGACGTTTCTCGATTTTGCGATTGACCAGAGCAAGGCAACATCGGTATTCGCCGATCTTGCCCAGCGCGCGGGCGGATTTCCCAAAGCACCGGAGTATCGCGGTCGGGAGGGTTTTCTGCTCGACCGGCTCGCCGTCGTGCGTGATTTCGACGCGGCGCGCACAGTCTATCGCCTGATTCCAAGGTCGGACCCGCAGACGCTGACGACGATTGAACTGACGCCGGCAAATCTGGACAAGAATCGCGCGCCGATAAGCTGGAAGTTTTTTGTCGATGCCGAAAAGGGCGCGGAGATCGAAAGCGAAGCCGACAGCGCAGGCGAAAATCGGCTCGTAATTTTCGCGCAGCCCAATGTCGGCGGGGTCGTGGGCCAAAAGCTGCTCTATGCGGCTGCCGGCCCGATCAAGGTCAGCGCAGTCGTGGAATTCGCCACGTCGGCCCTAGGTGGCTCGGTTACCTTCAATCTCAATTGCGAGGCGAAGACCGGGCAGACTGTCATTGCAGCGCAGTCCGTGCCGAGTACCGCCGTCGGACGGGTGAAGGCCGATTTTTCGGCCAATGTCACGGCGGCATGCCCCGTCCAGTCGGTCACCATTACGACCCGTGGTGGAAGCACGAGCGCAACCGAGGCAGTCATCTCAGGCCTCCGGCTCGCGCGTTTGCCACAGCGAAGTCTGTAA
- a CDS encoding polysaccharide biosynthesis tyrosine autokinase, with protein MPNSVPIEMMNSPAMAQQRPGIAPPILLQYWQVALRWKWLIAGIVAASLVIGLIATLLATPKYSAAARIEISREQKNITKVEGVESEGVGRELEFYQTQYSLLSDRSLAQRVSKTLRLSSNRDFMAAHGVDTTNESMFFNKSDRALSPAERANREKLAVNLLIGNISIVPIRGSSLIDIVYTSASPKISAQIANVWSQQYIQSSMDRRFESTADARRFLEGRLAELRARLESSERDLVNYASQKGIVALGKSESADGKTKVERTLVSSDLEALNDALAKATADRINAESRSRENSGNGANAEALSNVAISSLRQKRAEVASEYAKLMVQFEPGYPAARALAEQVRALDTSIAREVSRVQSTRSSEYSEAAKREAGLRARVDGLREQMDVQQRDSIQYNIYQREADTNRELYDGLLQRYKEIGVAGVAANNISIVNAADVPDSPSSPKLPVNMALALLAGLVVAGAATFALEQIDEGLRDPGDVNRLLHIPLLGSVPDAPDADVIAMLNDAKSSLSEAYISIRSSLAFSTDHGVPRSLMITSTRPAEGKSTTSLALATVLGRTGKNVLLIDADMRSPSLHSFVEVGNASGLSNILAGDNDWAKYLKPTNSRGLQLLPAGPTPPSAAELLSSDRMKMLVTQLLGQFDHVVIDSPPVLGLADAPLLARAVEGCVFIIEVEGVAVRGLKTSIDRLRAVHAQIAGAVLTKLKANHAGYGYGYGYGYGYGSTDQSA; from the coding sequence ATGCCAAACTCAGTACCGATCGAGATGATGAATTCGCCGGCTATGGCGCAACAGCGACCCGGCATAGCCCCGCCGATTCTGCTGCAATATTGGCAGGTGGCATTGCGGTGGAAATGGTTGATCGCTGGCATCGTCGCGGCATCGCTAGTCATAGGGCTGATCGCGACACTGCTCGCCACGCCCAAATATTCGGCTGCGGCTCGTATCGAGATAAGTCGCGAACAGAAGAACATCACGAAGGTCGAAGGCGTCGAGTCCGAAGGAGTCGGACGCGAGCTCGAATTCTACCAGACCCAATATTCACTGCTTTCGGACCGCTCGCTGGCCCAACGTGTATCGAAAACCTTGCGGCTCTCCTCGAACCGCGATTTTATGGCAGCGCACGGCGTGGACACGACGAACGAGTCCATGTTCTTCAACAAGAGCGATCGGGCGCTCTCGCCGGCCGAACGGGCGAACCGCGAAAAGCTCGCCGTCAATCTGCTTATCGGTAATATCTCGATCGTGCCCATTCGCGGGTCGAGTCTGATCGATATCGTCTATACCAGCGCGTCACCGAAGATCTCGGCGCAGATCGCCAATGTCTGGTCGCAACAATATATCCAGTCGAGCATGGACCGCCGGTTCGAGTCGACCGCTGATGCGCGCAGGTTCCTCGAAGGAAGGCTCGCCGAGCTCCGCGCCCGGCTCGAATCCTCGGAACGCGATCTGGTCAACTATGCGTCGCAAAAGGGCATCGTTGCGCTGGGAAAATCCGAAAGCGCCGATGGCAAGACGAAGGTCGAACGGACTCTTGTGTCGAGCGATCTCGAGGCGCTTAACGATGCTTTGGCCAAAGCGACAGCAGACCGGATCAACGCCGAAAGCCGTTCACGCGAAAATTCCGGCAACGGGGCGAATGCGGAGGCGTTGAGCAACGTCGCAATCTCGTCGCTGCGCCAAAAGCGCGCGGAAGTCGCATCGGAATATGCCAAGTTGATGGTTCAGTTCGAGCCGGGTTATCCTGCGGCACGTGCGTTAGCCGAACAGGTGCGCGCGCTAGACACCAGTATTGCGCGTGAGGTTTCGCGCGTTCAATCGACGCGGTCGAGCGAATATTCGGAAGCTGCAAAGCGTGAAGCTGGGCTCAGAGCACGGGTCGACGGACTGCGCGAGCAGATGGATGTCCAGCAGCGCGACAGCATTCAGTATAATATTTATCAGCGCGAAGCCGACACGAACCGCGAACTGTATGACGGTCTGCTCCAGCGCTACAAGGAAATCGGCGTCGCGGGTGTTGCGGCGAATAACATTTCCATCGTCAACGCCGCCGATGTGCCGGACTCGCCTTCATCCCCGAAACTGCCGGTCAACATGGCGTTGGCCCTGCTCGCAGGACTCGTCGTTGCGGGCGCTGCGACATTCGCGCTCGAGCAGATCGACGAGGGACTGCGCGATCCGGGCGACGTCAATCGCCTGTTGCACATCCCCTTGCTGGGCAGCGTGCCCGATGCGCCCGATGCCGACGTCATAGCGATGCTGAACGATGCGAAGTCGTCGCTGTCCGAAGCATATATTTCAATCCGTTCCAGCCTGGCGTTTTCGACCGATCACGGCGTGCCACGCTCGCTGATGATAACCAGTACCCGGCCTGCCGAAGGGAAGAGTACGACCAGTCTTGCGTTGGCAACGGTGCTTGGTCGCACGGGGAAAAATGTCCTGCTGATCGATGCCGACATGCGCTCCCCGTCGCTGCATAGCTTTGTCGAAGTCGGCAATGCGTCGGGCCTCAGCAACATCCTTGCGGGCGACAATGACTGGGCGAAGTATCTGAAGCCAACGAACTCGCGCGGTCTGCAGTTGCTTCCGGCCGGTCCGACCCCGCCGAGCGCTGCCGAATTGCTCAGCAGCGATCGCATGAAGATGCTGGTGACCCAGCTCCTCGGCCAGTTCGATCATGTCGTGATCGATTCGCCACCCGTGCTCGGCCTGGCCGACGCGCCGTTGCTCGCCCGCGCCGTCGAAGGCTGTGTTTTCATCATCGAGGTCGAAGGGGTCGCCGTCCGCGGGCTCAAGACGTCGATCGACCGACTGAGAGCGGTGCACGCCCAGATTGCCGGTGCCGTGCTGACCAAGCTCAAGGCGAACCACGCCGGTTACGGTTATGGCTATGGCTACGGCTATGGCTATGGCAGCACCGACCAATCGGCGTGA
- a CDS encoding polysaccharide biosynthesis/export family protein, which yields MSFRWCLIVGIACLSACVGPSKLGSAGGARGGGQAAGQVQVAPTNVLPPPERSDLFGQNRPYLIGPFDQLTIDVFGIEDLSRKQVQTDAGGRISFPLAGVVEAAGKTPGELEDILEERLRGRFVRDPQVTVNLRETVSQVVTVDGEVREPGLYPVVGKLTLMRAVARAKGVSEFAKLDDVVVFRTVKGQPMAALYNLKAIRRGNYEDPEIFANDVVVVGDSSARRLFKDALQVIPAVATPLILLLRN from the coding sequence ATGTCCTTCCGCTGGTGTTTGATTGTAGGCATCGCCTGCCTATCGGCGTGCGTCGGCCCGTCGAAACTGGGTTCGGCCGGTGGCGCGCGGGGCGGTGGGCAGGCCGCTGGACAGGTGCAGGTCGCGCCAACCAATGTGCTTCCGCCGCCCGAACGGAGCGATTTGTTCGGCCAGAACCGCCCTTATCTGATCGGTCCCTTCGACCAGCTGACGATTGACGTATTCGGAATCGAGGATCTGAGCCGCAAGCAAGTGCAAACCGACGCGGGCGGCAGAATTTCCTTTCCGCTCGCCGGCGTTGTCGAGGCAGCTGGCAAGACGCCGGGCGAGCTTGAGGATATCCTCGAAGAACGCCTACGCGGTCGGTTCGTCCGTGACCCCCAAGTGACCGTCAATCTGCGCGAGACGGTCAGCCAGGTAGTCACTGTCGATGGCGAGGTGCGCGAGCCCGGGCTCTATCCCGTCGTCGGCAAACTCACGCTTATGCGCGCCGTCGCGCGAGCCAAAGGTGTTTCCGAATTCGCTAAGCTCGATGATGTTGTCGTGTTTAGAACTGTCAAGGGCCAGCCGATGGCCGCGCTGTATAATTTGAAAGCCATCCGTCGCGGCAACTATGAAGATCCCGAGATCTTCGCCAATGATGTGGTCGTGGTCGGGGATTCAAGTGCACGTCGTCTGTTCAAGGACGCCCTGCAGGTTATTCCGGCCGTCGCGACCCCCCTCATCCTGCTGTTGAGAAACTGA
- a CDS encoding O-antigen ligase: MIGRTKSDKHLSLRFWFLAAFIVFVFLIGGASRADSIYLLVLRPVAILVCGAAIIALPKGALGSYKTLAWLGGAIIALPLLQLIPLPPGLAHLLPGHGLIADIDKAAGIDAWRCITMVPSATRNALFSLSVPLAAFLLGISIPREEQQRILPIVLILGLVSALIGLLQAVGTSSSPLYFHELSNDGSAIGLFVNRNHHAYFLAGLFVMIGTLAAVYARTPQAQSLFGWIALVVAIAMIPFILITGSRSGLAVALVGILAGGAAYRLGTRSIRVAVKKRSGMKSYLAYVGAAVAACVLVMLSIMFSRAMSIERLAAPGQLDDLRFSLWMPTLEAARSYFPFGSGMGSFVEVYQIQEAHDMLGLSYINHAHNDWLEMLMTGGLLGGAVLAVIVVAWAMVSAKVWLGRGANSTDDIYARLGSTVLLLFAIGSFSDYPLRTPSIMVLAVMAALWMNVPFRLPAKSPLGSEK, translated from the coding sequence GTGATTGGTCGAACCAAGTCCGACAAACACCTTTCGTTGCGCTTTTGGTTCCTCGCAGCCTTTATCGTTTTTGTCTTCCTGATCGGCGGCGCGTCGCGCGCCGACAGCATCTACCTGTTGGTCCTGCGACCGGTCGCCATTCTGGTGTGCGGCGCTGCCATAATCGCGCTGCCCAAAGGTGCGCTGGGCAGTTACAAGACACTCGCCTGGCTTGGCGGCGCGATCATCGCTTTGCCCTTGTTGCAACTCATACCCCTGCCGCCCGGATTGGCTCATCTGCTTCCCGGGCACGGGCTCATCGCCGACATCGACAAGGCCGCAGGCATCGACGCGTGGCGATGTATCACGATGGTGCCCTCCGCGACCAGAAATGCCCTCTTTTCGCTCAGCGTACCCCTAGCCGCTTTTCTGCTGGGCATCTCTATCCCTCGTGAAGAGCAGCAGCGGATATTGCCGATTGTCCTTATTCTCGGCCTCGTGAGCGCGCTGATTGGGCTGCTGCAGGCGGTCGGGACATCGAGCAGTCCGTTGTATTTTCACGAACTTTCGAATGATGGCTCGGCGATAGGGCTGTTCGTCAACCGCAATCATCATGCCTATTTCCTCGCGGGCCTGTTCGTCATGATCGGTACTTTGGCTGCAGTCTACGCACGGACCCCGCAAGCGCAGTCGCTGTTCGGATGGATCGCCCTTGTGGTTGCCATTGCGATGATTCCGTTCATCCTCATCACGGGGTCGCGCTCCGGGCTGGCAGTGGCACTGGTCGGCATCTTGGCCGGAGGCGCTGCGTACCGGCTGGGCACACGATCAATACGTGTCGCGGTAAAAAAACGCTCCGGCATGAAGAGCTACCTAGCCTATGTCGGCGCCGCAGTCGCGGCGTGCGTCCTTGTCATGCTCTCGATTATGTTTTCGCGCGCTATGTCGATCGAGCGCCTTGCCGCGCCCGGCCAGCTCGACGATCTGCGCTTCTCGCTGTGGATGCCGACGCTCGAGGCAGCACGGAGCTATTTCCCGTTCGGCTCGGGAATGGGTTCCTTTGTCGAGGTGTACCAGATTCAAGAGGCGCACGACATGCTCGGCTTGAGCTATATCAACCATGCCCACAATGATTGGCTCGAAATGCTGATGACCGGCGGCTTGCTCGGCGGCGCGGTGCTAGCGGTCATCGTCGTGGCCTGGGCAATGGTTAGCGCCAAAGTGTGGCTGGGTCGTGGCGCGAATTCAACCGACGACATCTACGCAAGGCTGGGATCGACCGTGCTTTTGCTGTTCGCTATTGGCAGCTTCAGCGATTATCCGCTACGCACCCCATCGATCATGGTGCTGGCAGTGATGGCAGCACTTTGGATGAACGTACCGTTTCGATTGCCAGCGAAATCCCCGCTAGGGTCAGAAAAGTAA
- the msrA gene encoding peptide-methionine (S)-S-oxide reductase MsrA, whose product MSTETTTLAAGCFWCIEAVFDGLAGIDSVESGYIGGHVPDPTYKEVCGGATGHAEAVRITFDSDVVSYDEILDIFFEIHDPTQLNRQGNDVGTQYRSAIFPHSPAQEAAARAAIVRAQAVRNTPVVTTVEPLSDWYVAEDYHQEYFEREGAANPYCQIVVAPKLAKFRQRHAARLKDGVTA is encoded by the coding sequence ATGAGTACCGAAACCACGACGCTTGCTGCAGGATGTTTCTGGTGCATCGAGGCAGTGTTCGATGGCCTTGCCGGGATCGACAGTGTCGAGAGCGGATATATTGGCGGGCATGTGCCTGACCCGACTTACAAAGAGGTCTGCGGCGGGGCGACCGGCCATGCCGAGGCCGTGCGCATAACATTCGATTCCGACGTGGTAAGCTACGACGAAATTCTCGACATTTTCTTTGAGATTCACGACCCAACGCAGCTCAACCGGCAAGGCAATGATGTCGGCACGCAATACCGATCGGCGATCTTTCCGCATTCGCCCGCGCAGGAAGCTGCAGCCCGCGCTGCTATCGTCCGCGCGCAAGCTGTACGAAATACCCCGGTCGTCACCACCGTCGAGCCGCTGTCCGACTGGTATGTCGCCGAAGACTATCACCAGGAATATTTCGAACGAGAAGGGGCCGCAAACCCCTATTGCCAGATCGTGGTCGCACCAAAACTCGCGAAATTTCGCCAGCGGCATGCCGCGCGGCTGAAAGACGGGGTCACGGCGTAG
- a CDS encoding acyl carrier protein — protein sequence MTEDEIYAGIATVFRQQLKMPDLMVSPGMTAGDVKGWDSLTHIRLILAVEKQFGVKFRTSEVSSFRNVGDLAELVRAKIG from the coding sequence GTGACCGAAGACGAGATATATGCCGGCATAGCGACTGTGTTCAGGCAGCAGCTAAAAATGCCAGACCTGATGGTTTCGCCCGGCATGACGGCGGGCGATGTCAAAGGATGGGATAGTTTGACCCATATTCGCCTAATCCTCGCAGTAGAAAAGCAGTTCGGCGTGAAATTCCGCACGAGCGAGGTTTCCAGCTTTCGCAACGTCGGCGATCTGGCGGAATTGGTGCGGGCCAAGATCGGTTGA
- a CDS encoding GNAT family N-acetyltransferase, with protein MSDFGTARSTIVQDLSFEQRLVAAPLLIESLAGYYALLALARDDLIEALVAEMTETTTELGNGVALIDADDVLVGVFCGYPAEELPPRQVASLYHLVSRVDADTGLQILEASARHAAGIERVPDNSYYMARMGIAPAYRGRGVSSYFYRVARAAAAGRLLSLHVEAANGGAVGLHHREGLSLYGASDGPFLCMTGP; from the coding sequence TTGAGCGATTTCGGTACAGCGCGCTCGACCATCGTTCAGGACTTGAGCTTCGAACAGCGGCTGGTTGCCGCGCCCCTGCTCATCGAATCGCTTGCTGGCTATTATGCTCTGCTCGCCCTTGCCCGAGACGATTTGATCGAGGCGCTCGTCGCCGAAATGACCGAAACCACGACCGAGCTCGGCAATGGCGTGGCCCTGATCGATGCCGATGACGTGCTCGTCGGGGTGTTCTGCGGATATCCTGCCGAAGAGCTGCCGCCCCGGCAGGTTGCCAGTCTCTACCACCTCGTGTCGAGGGTCGATGCGGATACGGGATTGCAGATACTGGAAGCTAGCGCGCGCCACGCTGCTGGCATTGAGCGCGTCCCGGATAATAGCTACTACATGGCGCGGATGGGTATCGCGCCAGCGTACCGGGGCAGGGGAGTGTCGTCCTATTTCTATCGGGTCGCGCGGGCGGCGGCAGCGGGTCGTTTGTTGTCGCTGCATGTCGAGGCGGCGAACGGCGGGGCTGTCGGCCTCCATCATCGCGAGGGACTCTCTCTCTACGGGGCGAGCGACGGACCATTCCTGTGCATGACCGGACCTTGA